One Zeugodacus cucurbitae isolate PBARC_wt_2022May chromosome 3, idZeuCucr1.2, whole genome shotgun sequence genomic region harbors:
- the LOC105212882 gene encoding mitochondrial inner membrane protease ATP23 homolog, translating to MGLFTKVEAKAETEPLADVAKESASNSEQVDGNGDTNKSKTKEWGYDLYPERRGETFKPKWSKILLGMEGRENIDKVKCERNVYWCVKNSPLVKLMMGALRSSGCPIDLRRHISCEVCDTTVTGGYDPVLNQIVVCQNMARNEGMVQGVLTHEMIHMFDYCNNDLDFRNIDHLACTEIRAANLAHCSFLSAMMQGDASIFDIKKAHQNCVKTKALQSVLAVRNVTKLEAIEAVERVFPKCYADLEPIGRRIRRNSPDQHRAYMEGPMYGYDI from the exons ATGGGTCTATTTACAAAAGTTGAAGCTAAAGCAGAAACGGAACCTTTGGCTGATGTTGCCAAAGAATCAGCGTCTAACTCTGAGCAAGTAGATGGAAATGGCgacacaaacaaaagcaaaacaaaagaatGGGGTTATGATTTGTATCCAGAACGAAGGGGTGAAACATTTAAGCCAAAGTGGTCGAAGATACTTTTGGGTATGGAGGGCCGTGAAAATATCGACAAGGTAAAGTGTGAACGCAACGTTTACTGGTGTGTTAAAAACAGTCCTTTGGTCAAACTTATGATGGGAGCACTTCGCAGTTCGGGCTGTCCAATCGATCTTCGTCGTCATATATCCTGTGAAGTATGTGATACGACCGTAACTGGCGGTTATGATCCAGTCTTGAATCAAATTGTTGTATGCCAAAACATGGCACGCAATGAAGGCATGGTTCAAGGTGTACTTACACATGAAATGATACATATGTTCGATTACTGCAATAACGATTTGGATTTTCGGAATATCGACCATTTAGCGTGCACTGAAATAAGGGCCGCGAATTTGGCACATTGCTCATTCCTCAGCGCAATGATGCAAGGTGACGCTTccatatttgacataaagaaAGCTCATCAG aaTTGTGTAAAAACAAAAGCTTTGCAATCTGTTTTGGCGGTTCGTAATGTAACCAAACTGGAAGCAATTGAAGCGGTTGAACGTGTATTTCCAAAATGCTACGCCGACTTGGAACCAATCGGTCGGCGTATACGAAGGAATTCACCTGATCAACATAGAGCCTACATGGAGGGTCCGATGTACGGCTATGATATTTGA